One Falsarthrobacter nasiphocae DNA segment encodes these proteins:
- the rph gene encoding ribonuclease PH has product MTQTPTETTSAPRLDGRRPDQIRDVTIETGWSKNAEGSALVSFGDTRVLCTASLTEGVPRWLKGQGTGWLTAEYAMLPRATNTRSARESVKGKQGGRTHEISRLIGRSLRAVVDLGALGENTIVLDCDVLQADGGTRTASITGAYVALVEAVRHGQREGLIPASAAVLKDSVSAVSVGIVEGRALLDLPYVEDVVAETDMNVVVTGSGDFVEVQGTAEGAPFNRDELNALLDLALIGTRDLARVQAEALGAQFSGQPGASA; this is encoded by the coding sequence ATGACTCAGACCCCCACCGAGACCACGTCAGCACCCCGCCTCGACGGCCGGCGACCCGACCAGATCCGAGACGTCACCATTGAGACCGGGTGGTCCAAGAACGCCGAGGGCTCGGCACTCGTCTCCTTCGGGGACACGCGCGTGCTCTGCACCGCGTCCCTGACCGAGGGCGTGCCGCGCTGGCTCAAGGGCCAGGGCACCGGCTGGCTCACGGCCGAGTACGCCATGCTGCCCCGGGCCACGAACACGCGCAGCGCCCGCGAGTCCGTCAAGGGCAAGCAGGGCGGCCGCACCCACGAGATCTCCCGCCTCATCGGACGCTCGCTCCGCGCTGTCGTCGACCTCGGCGCCCTCGGGGAGAACACCATCGTCCTCGACTGCGACGTCCTCCAGGCCGACGGCGGCACGCGGACCGCCTCGATCACGGGCGCGTACGTCGCGCTCGTCGAGGCCGTCCGCCACGGCCAGCGCGAGGGCCTCATCCCCGCCTCGGCCGCCGTCCTCAAGGACTCGGTCTCCGCCGTGAGCGTCGGCATCGTCGAGGGCCGGGCCCTCTTGGACCTGCCATACGTCGAGGACGTCGTCGCGGAGACGGACATGAACGTCGTCGTCACCGGCTCCGGGGACTTCGTCGAGGTCCAGGGCACCGCCGAGGGCGCCCCGTTCAACCGCGATGAGCTCAACGCCCTTCTCGACCTGGCCCTCATCGGAACCCGGGACCTCGCGCGCGTCCAGGCCGAGGCGCTCGGGGCCCAGTTCTCCGGGCAGCCGGGGGCGTCCGCGTGA
- a CDS encoding isochorismatase family protein, which produces MALPAPARLEDILALADMTVDPRRTAAVVVDVQNDFCEGGSLAVEGGTAVAAAITEAFAGPRRLCSIVTTQDWHIDPGSHFSETPDFRDSWPRHCVAGTPGAELSPALALPRVDAAFLKGEYEAAYSGFEARLDDPSLRLADRPRLNAWLLSAGIDTLLVCGLAFDYCVRATALDARALGYETVVLSSLTAPVSETTARVTAEELADEGVRLI; this is translated from the coding sequence ATGGCGCTGCCCGCCCCCGCTCGGCTCGAGGACATCCTCGCGCTCGCCGACATGACGGTGGACCCGCGCCGCACGGCCGCCGTCGTCGTCGATGTCCAGAATGACTTCTGTGAGGGAGGCTCCCTCGCGGTGGAGGGAGGCACGGCCGTGGCCGCCGCGATCACGGAGGCGTTCGCGGGGCCGCGCAGGCTCTGCTCGATCGTCACGACGCAGGACTGGCACATCGACCCGGGCTCGCACTTCTCGGAGACGCCGGACTTCCGCGACTCGTGGCCGCGGCACTGCGTTGCGGGGACCCCGGGGGCCGAGCTCAGCCCCGCCCTCGCTCTGCCCCGCGTGGACGCGGCGTTCCTCAAGGGCGAGTACGAGGCCGCGTACTCAGGTTTCGAGGCGCGGCTCGACGACCCCTCGCTGCGGCTCGCCGACCGCCCCCGCCTCAACGCGTGGCTCTTGTCCGCCGGGATCGACACGCTCCTCGTCTGCGGTCTCGCCTTCGACTACTGCGTGCGGGCCACCGCCCTCGACGCCCGTGCCCTCGGGTACGAGACGGTCGTCCTGTCCTCCCTGACGGCTCCGGTTTCGGAGACGACGGCGCGCGTGACCGCGGAGGAGCTGGCGGACGAAGGGGTGCGCCTCATCTGA
- a CDS encoding DUF3039 domain-containing protein, whose product MSIEQDPFESSPLSEPSRGGTSVLERQAERQQAEPGDHERYAHYVQKDRIMESALTGEPVIALCGKVWVPGRDPQKFPVCPDCKKVYDQMQGDGDS is encoded by the coding sequence ATGAGCATTGAGCAGGATCCGTTTGAGTCCTCGCCCCTGTCCGAGCCCTCGCGCGGCGGCACGTCCGTCCTCGAGCGGCAGGCCGAGCGCCAGCAGGCCGAGCCGGGGGACCACGAGCGCTACGCGCACTACGTCCAGAAGGACCGCATCATGGAGTCCGCCCTGACGGGGGAGCCTGTCATTGCGCTCTGCGGCAAGGTGTGGGTCCCCGGGCGGGACCCCCAGAAGTTCCCGGTGTGCCCGGACTGCAAGAAGGTCTACGACCAGATGCAGGGTGACGGCGATTCCTGA
- the clpS gene encoding ATP-dependent Clp protease adapter ClpS has translation MSHPLSEPAGGVSTLPREDEALSTASPWRVVVWNDPVNLMDYVAYVFRSYFGMSAVEADRLMLAVHEEGRAVVATGGREACERDAQAMHRYGLHATIEQDSRG, from the coding sequence ATGTCGCATCCTCTTTCGGAGCCCGCGGGCGGCGTCTCGACCCTGCCGCGCGAGGACGAAGCCCTGTCCACCGCCTCCCCGTGGCGCGTGGTCGTCTGGAACGACCCGGTCAACCTCATGGACTACGTCGCCTACGTCTTCCGCTCCTACTTCGGCATGAGCGCCGTCGAGGCGGACCGGCTCATGCTCGCCGTCCACGAGGAGGGCCGGGCGGTTGTCGCGACCGGCGGGCGCGAGGCCTGCGAGCGGGACGCCCAGGCCATGCACCGCTACGGGCTCCACGCCACGATCGAGCAGGACAGCCGTGGCTGA
- a CDS encoding co-chaperone YbbN, protein MSVQPGPSSSSPSAFESAALRGAVDLSALADRARSAASASAASSPSGSAPAADSARFVVDVNDASFEQVLQLSHQVVVMVGLYADQVPGSDAAIDDLLPFVAARGGRFVLGRVRGEDAPGVFQAFQLQTVPAVVALIKGQPVPIYQGMPPADWDDIFTQLTSLADEHGVTGSVPAGESDDEPAAEEPASSPEEDAALEAIGRGDYAEAQRIWQGVLAERPADAVARQGLLNAQLLERIADVPEGIRERAAGDADDIEAHLLVADLDLTNGHVEDAFTRLLRFVASHAGDEREAARARLVEHFELVGPEHPAVGPARRRLAAALF, encoded by the coding sequence ATGTCAGTGCAACCCGGCCCTTCGTCATCCTCCCCCTCTGCTTTCGAAAGCGCGGCCCTGCGCGGCGCCGTGGACCTCTCTGCCCTCGCGGATCGCGCCCGCTCGGCTGCATCGGCGTCCGCGGCCTCGTCGCCGTCCGGCAGCGCGCCGGCGGCGGACTCGGCGCGATTCGTCGTGGACGTCAACGACGCGAGCTTCGAGCAGGTCCTCCAGCTCTCGCACCAGGTCGTCGTCATGGTCGGCCTCTACGCGGACCAGGTGCCCGGCTCTGACGCGGCGATCGACGACCTGCTGCCGTTCGTCGCGGCGCGCGGCGGCCGGTTCGTGCTGGGCCGGGTCCGCGGCGAGGACGCCCCGGGCGTCTTCCAGGCCTTCCAGCTTCAGACCGTGCCGGCCGTCGTCGCCCTCATCAAGGGCCAGCCGGTCCCCATCTACCAGGGGATGCCGCCCGCCGACTGGGACGACATCTTCACCCAGCTGACGAGCCTCGCGGACGAGCACGGGGTCACCGGAAGCGTGCCGGCAGGGGAGTCCGACGACGAGCCTGCGGCGGAGGAGCCCGCGTCCTCGCCCGAGGAGGACGCGGCGCTGGAGGCCATCGGCCGCGGCGACTACGCCGAGGCGCAGCGGATCTGGCAGGGCGTCCTGGCAGAGCGACCGGCGGACGCCGTGGCCCGGCAGGGCCTCCTCAACGCCCAGCTGCTCGAGCGCATCGCCGATGTCCCCGAAGGGATTCGCGAGCGCGCGGCGGGGGACGCGGACGACATCGAGGCGCACCTTCTCGTCGCCGACCTCGACCTGACGAACGGCCACGTTGAGGACGCCTTCACGCGCCTGCTGCGCTTTGTCGCCTCGCACGCGGGGGACGAGCGCGAGGCCGCCCGGGCACGGCTCGTGGAGCACTTCGAGCTCGTGGGGCCGGAGCACCCGGCGGTGGGTCCGGCGCGTCGCCGCCTCGCGGCCGCCCTCTTCTAG
- a CDS encoding nicotinate phosphoribosyltransferase yields the protein MRPSTALKTDHYELTMLQAALRSGAAHRRSVFEVFARRLPAGRRYGVVAGTGRLLEALEDFRFGPEEIAHLESLGVFDAATLDFLRDFRFSGDIYGYAEGEAYFPNSPILIVESTFAEACILETLVLSILNHDSAIASAAARMTVAAGTRPCIEMGSRRTHEDAAVAAARAAVIAGFASTSNLEAGRDYGLKTTGTAAHSFTLLHDSEEAAFRAQVATLGAGTSLLVDTYDVEQGIRTAVKVAGPELGAIRLDSGDLVTQAGWARELLDSLGNERTGIVVTSDLDEYAIAALASAPVTAYGVGTKLVTGSGAPTSSMVYKLVARENEDGEWVSVAKKAKDKVSVGGRKYALRRLDERGIATAEVVGVGHRPEGDHNDRPLLTQLVTGGEIVREATGAEGVRRAAERFRRSLAELPVAYTRLTEGEPVIPTVLED from the coding sequence ATGCGCCCCTCGACCGCTCTCAAGACCGATCACTACGAGCTGACCATGCTCCAGGCCGCCCTCCGCTCTGGCGCCGCCCACCGCCGGAGCGTCTTCGAGGTTTTCGCGCGGCGCCTTCCCGCGGGCCGCCGGTACGGCGTCGTCGCCGGCACGGGACGCCTCCTTGAGGCCCTCGAGGACTTCCGGTTCGGTCCAGAGGAGATCGCCCACCTCGAGTCTCTCGGCGTGTTCGACGCCGCCACGCTCGACTTCCTGCGCGACTTCCGCTTCTCGGGCGACATCTACGGCTATGCGGAGGGCGAGGCGTACTTCCCGAACTCCCCCATCCTCATCGTCGAGTCCACGTTCGCCGAGGCGTGCATCCTGGAGACCCTCGTCCTCTCAATCCTCAACCACGACTCGGCGATCGCCTCCGCGGCCGCCCGCATGACGGTGGCGGCCGGCACCCGCCCGTGCATCGAGATGGGCTCGCGCCGCACGCACGAGGACGCGGCCGTCGCCGCGGCCCGGGCGGCCGTCATCGCCGGGTTCGCGTCCACCTCGAACCTTGAGGCGGGCCGCGACTACGGCCTGAAGACCACCGGCACCGCAGCCCACTCCTTCACGCTGCTCCACGACTCGGAGGAGGCAGCCTTCCGCGCCCAGGTCGCGACGCTCGGGGCTGGCACGTCCCTCCTCGTGGACACGTACGACGTCGAGCAGGGCATCCGCACGGCCGTCAAGGTCGCGGGCCCGGAGCTCGGGGCCATTCGCCTCGACTCCGGCGACCTCGTGACGCAGGCCGGCTGGGCGCGCGAGCTCCTCGACTCCCTCGGCAACGAGCGCACGGGCATCGTCGTCACGAGCGACCTCGACGAGTACGCCATCGCCGCCCTCGCCTCCGCGCCCGTGACCGCGTACGGCGTCGGAACCAAGCTCGTCACGGGCTCCGGAGCCCCCACGTCCTCGATGGTCTACAAGCTCGTCGCCCGCGAGAACGAGGACGGCGAGTGGGTCTCCGTGGCGAAGAAGGCGAAGGACAAAGTCTCCGTGGGCGGGCGGAAGTACGCGCTGCGTCGCCTCGACGAGCGGGGGATCGCGACGGCGGAGGTCGTCGGCGTCGGCCACCGCCCCGAGGGCGACCACAACGACAGGCCCCTCCTGACGCAGCTCGTCACCGGCGGGGAGATCGTCCGTGAGGCAACCGGGGCCGAGGGCGTGCGCCGCGCGGCCGAGCGCTTCCGCCGCTCCCTCGCCGAGCTGCCCGTGGCGTACACGCGCCTGACCGAGGGCGAGCCCGTCATTCCCACCGTCCTGGAGGACTGA
- the murI gene encoding glutamate racemase, which translates to MNAPLPPRTEPRAVSPLAPIGVFDSGVGGLTVARSLIDLLPHESMIYVGDTLRGPYGPLPIAHVRANALGIMDQLVASGVKALVIACNTASAAVLGDARERYGDLGIEVLEVIRPAVRRAAAATRNGRIGVIATAGTTRSRAYPDTFAAAPDLEVFTVACPRFVEFVEAGVTSGPELLSVAEEYLAPLREAGVDTLVLGCTHYPLLAGVISLVMGEDVTLVSSAEETARDLYRVLVRGGIQAPDTAVPTREFLSTGPAAEFDLLARRFLGPEVSGVSKVDDVDAIYPTAAIAKITPDMLRDCARRGGGGNEKELS; encoded by the coding sequence ATGAACGCACCGTTGCCTCCCCGCACCGAGCCGCGCGCCGTCTCGCCCCTCGCCCCCATCGGCGTCTTTGACTCCGGGGTCGGTGGGCTCACGGTCGCCCGCTCGCTCATCGACCTGCTCCCGCACGAGTCGATGATCTACGTCGGGGACACGCTGCGCGGACCGTACGGTCCGCTGCCGATCGCCCACGTCAGGGCCAACGCGCTCGGGATCATGGACCAGCTCGTGGCCTCCGGGGTCAAGGCCCTCGTCATCGCGTGCAACACGGCGTCCGCTGCCGTCCTCGGGGACGCGCGAGAGCGCTATGGGGACCTCGGCATCGAGGTGCTCGAGGTCATCCGCCCGGCCGTCCGGCGCGCCGCGGCCGCCACCCGCAACGGGCGGATCGGCGTCATCGCCACGGCCGGCACGACGCGCTCGCGGGCCTATCCGGACACCTTCGCCGCCGCGCCGGACCTCGAGGTCTTCACGGTGGCCTGCCCGCGCTTCGTCGAGTTCGTCGAGGCGGGCGTGACGAGCGGCCCCGAGCTCCTCTCGGTGGCCGAGGAGTACCTGGCCCCGTTGCGCGAGGCCGGGGTGGACACGCTGGTCCTCGGCTGCACCCACTACCCGCTGCTCGCGGGCGTCATCTCGCTCGTCATGGGGGAGGACGTCACTCTCGTCTCCTCGGCGGAGGAGACGGCGCGGGACCTCTACCGGGTCCTCGTGCGAGGCGGCATCCAGGCGCCCGACACGGCCGTGCCCACGCGAGAGTTCCTCTCGACGGGGCCGGCCGCGGAGTTCGATCTTCTGGCCCGGCGGTTCCTCGGGCCGGAGGTCTCCGGGGTCTCCAAGGTCGACGACGTCGACGCGATCTACCCCACCGCCGCGATCGCCAAGATCACGCCGGACATGCTGAGGGACTGCGCCCGCCGCGGCGGAGGCGGGAACGAGAAGGAGTTGTCATGA
- a CDS encoding AI-2E family transporter — protein MSSSSLPQQRNRPHDHRGLRPQGPLAVGFFGTVGVGLALLLYYIFDHTGPLPMWITAALFIALGLDPVVRFLQNRKVPRGAGVLIVFLGVAGVVALFVSLIVPVTVSQLTMFFQSLPRTLEEATQTPTFQKINSAIGVQDQLTQAINKLAKDATNPGGLIERAISAGQAIVNGLFGTLIVLVLTLYFLVSLPTMKSWFYSLVPSSRRKRVSELTEDITKSVGSYVLGQTTVAALNATFALIVMLIVGVPFPWLFFCVVALLAVIPLVGPPIALVVVSLVALTEGWGTAVGFAIPYMVYLQVEAYLISPRIMQRAVSVPGPVAVIAVIAGGSVLGVLGALIAIPTAAAVMHLLREVVIPRQDRR, from the coding sequence GTGAGCAGTTCTTCCCTCCCCCAGCAGCGAAATCGCCCCCACGACCACCGCGGGCTGCGGCCCCAGGGCCCCTTGGCCGTGGGCTTCTTCGGCACCGTCGGGGTCGGCCTCGCTCTCCTCTTGTACTACATCTTCGACCACACCGGCCCCCTCCCGATGTGGATCACCGCCGCCCTCTTCATCGCCCTGGGCCTCGACCCGGTCGTCCGGTTCCTCCAGAACCGGAAGGTGCCCCGCGGCGCCGGCGTCCTCATCGTCTTCCTCGGCGTGGCGGGCGTCGTCGCACTCTTCGTCAGCCTCATCGTCCCCGTGACGGTCAGCCAGCTGACCATGTTCTTCCAGTCCCTCCCGCGCACGCTCGAGGAAGCGACCCAGACGCCCACGTTCCAGAAGATCAACTCGGCGATCGGCGTCCAGGACCAACTGACACAGGCCATCAACAAGCTTGCGAAGGACGCCACGAACCCCGGCGGCCTCATCGAGCGGGCCATCTCCGCGGGGCAGGCCATCGTCAACGGACTCTTCGGCACCCTGATCGTCCTGGTGCTGACGCTGTACTTCCTCGTCTCCCTGCCGACGATGAAGAGTTGGTTCTACAGCCTCGTTCCCAGCTCGCGGCGCAAGCGGGTCTCCGAGCTGACCGAGGACATCACGAAGTCCGTCGGCTCGTACGTTCTCGGCCAGACGACCGTCGCGGCCCTCAATGCGACGTTCGCGCTCATTGTCATGCTCATCGTGGGCGTCCCCTTCCCCTGGCTCTTCTTCTGCGTGGTCGCCCTCCTCGCCGTCATTCCTCTCGTGGGGCCGCCGATCGCCCTCGTCGTCGTCTCTCTCGTCGCCCTGACGGAGGGGTGGGGCACCGCCGTCGGCTTCGCCATTCCCTATATGGTCTACCTCCAGGTCGAGGCCTACCTGATCTCACCGCGCATCATGCAGCGCGCTGTCTCGGTTCCGGGGCCGGTCGCGGTCATCGCGGTCATCGCGGGCGGCTCCGTCCTCGGCGTCCTCGGGGCGCTCATCGCCATCCCGACGGCGGCGGCCGTGATGCACCTCCTCCGCGAGGTCGTCATCCCACGCCAGGACAGGCGCTAG
- a CDS encoding DUF2017 family protein, which translates to MAERFRYRPGADGGSFVGHLERGERAVLTRALADVAELLASDAPHGDVDPLVEITGYRPDAAAPEDPALLALLPDASLDPDVAGEFRRLAHEDVRRAKLEDLARSQEIFARDSLRLSREEAEAASRGLNSVAIVLAARLGVVDEETAEEVSAVEDMTDTESALAVLYNFVGWLRAGLSAALIDSL; encoded by the coding sequence GTGGCTGAGCGCTTCCGCTACCGGCCCGGCGCAGACGGCGGGAGTTTCGTCGGCCACCTCGAGCGGGGAGAGCGCGCCGTGCTCACCCGTGCTCTGGCGGATGTCGCCGAGCTGCTCGCCTCCGACGCGCCCCACGGCGATGTGGACCCGCTCGTCGAGATCACGGGCTACCGCCCCGACGCCGCGGCGCCCGAGGACCCCGCACTGCTCGCCCTCCTGCCCGACGCCTCGCTCGACCCCGACGTCGCGGGGGAGTTCCGCCGGCTTGCCCACGAGGACGTGCGGCGCGCCAAGCTCGAGGACCTCGCCCGGTCGCAGGAGATCTTCGCGCGGGACTCCCTCAGGCTCTCGCGCGAGGAGGCCGAGGCCGCCTCCCGCGGCCTCAACTCGGTGGCGATCGTCCTCGCCGCCAGGCTCGGCGTCGTCGACGAGGAGACCGCGGAGGAGGTGTCCGCCGTGGAGGACATGACGGACACGGAGAGCGCGCTCGCGGTGCTCTACAACTTTGTGGGCTGGCTGCGGGCCGGGCTGTCCGCGGCCCTGATCGATTCCCTCTGA
- a CDS encoding DEAD/DEAH box helicase, which produces MPEPAAPAPTHPVPPVPEGLRQWQAEAFTKYFQLRRRDFLAVATPGAGKTRFALSVAKTLFDLRIVDRLYVVAPTDHLKRQWADNAAAAGLPIDPNFKNSDGAHGRGYVGVAVTYAQVAMKPMLHRAKTEAGKTLVILDEIHHGGDALSWGDGIREAFTPAVCRLSLTGTPFRSDTAPIPFVEYEADHEGIRRSRADYTYGYGHALKDGVVRPVMFMAYSGSMRWKTSAGEEMSAGLADLVTKDVTAQAWRTALNPEGEWIPAVLAAADKRLEEVRRAVPDAGGLVIATDHVTARAYAGILKRITGESATIVLSDDKKASKAIEDFSAGSSRWMVAVRMVSEGVDVPRLSVGVYATSTSTPLFFAQAVGRYVRMRRRGETASIFLPSVPVLMALANEMEAERDHALDRPTEPTDPDFIPEEELMDEANREEKASDSLTRASFEALDSQASFDKVLFDGAEFGLGGDVGSAEEMDFLGIPGLLDAEQVNELLRKRQHEQIRRQSSRQPQDAGADAEFEESVDHRRIKELRGQLSKSVSAWAARSGMAHGVIHSELRRLTGGPAVAQASASQLEARIARLQDWFVGRGKPGA; this is translated from the coding sequence ATTCCTGAGCCGGCGGCCCCGGCCCCGACGCACCCCGTCCCTCCCGTTCCGGAGGGACTCCGCCAGTGGCAGGCCGAGGCCTTCACGAAGTACTTCCAGCTGCGCCGCCGCGACTTCCTCGCGGTGGCCACCCCGGGGGCGGGCAAGACCCGATTCGCGCTGAGCGTGGCGAAGACGCTCTTCGACCTGCGGATTGTGGACCGCCTCTACGTCGTCGCGCCCACGGACCACCTGAAGCGGCAGTGGGCGGACAACGCAGCAGCCGCGGGCCTGCCGATCGACCCGAACTTCAAGAACTCCGACGGCGCCCACGGGCGCGGGTACGTGGGAGTAGCGGTGACCTACGCGCAGGTCGCGATGAAGCCCATGCTTCACCGGGCCAAGACGGAGGCGGGGAAGACGCTCGTCATCCTCGACGAGATCCACCACGGCGGCGACGCCCTCAGCTGGGGCGACGGCATCCGCGAGGCGTTCACGCCCGCCGTGTGCCGCCTGAGCCTCACCGGCACGCCCTTCCGCTCGGACACCGCGCCCATCCCCTTCGTCGAGTATGAGGCGGACCACGAGGGCATCCGGCGCTCCCGCGCTGACTACACCTACGGCTACGGCCACGCGCTCAAGGACGGGGTCGTGCGCCCCGTCATGTTCATGGCGTACTCCGGATCCATGCGGTGGAAGACGAGCGCGGGCGAGGAGATGTCGGCGGGGCTGGCGGACCTCGTGACCAAGGACGTCACAGCCCAGGCGTGGCGCACGGCCCTCAACCCCGAGGGCGAGTGGATCCCGGCGGTCCTCGCCGCCGCCGACAAGCGTCTGGAGGAGGTCCGCCGGGCCGTCCCGGACGCCGGTGGGCTCGTCATCGCCACGGACCACGTCACGGCCCGCGCCTACGCCGGCATCCTCAAGCGCATCACGGGGGAGTCCGCGACGATCGTCCTCTCGGACGACAAGAAGGCGTCCAAGGCCATCGAGGACTTCTCCGCGGGCTCGAGCCGCTGGATGGTCGCCGTCCGCATGGTCTCGGAGGGCGTGGACGTCCCGCGCCTGTCCGTGGGCGTCTACGCGACGAGCACGTCGACGCCGCTCTTCTTTGCCCAGGCCGTGGGCCGCTACGTGCGCATGCGTCGCCGCGGCGAGACGGCCTCGATCTTCCTGCCGTCCGTGCCGGTCCTCATGGCGCTCGCCAATGAGATGGAGGCGGAGCGGGATCACGCCCTGGACCGCCCCACGGAGCCCACGGACCCGGACTTCATCCCAGAGGAAGAGCTCATGGACGAGGCCAACCGGGAGGAGAAGGCATCGGACTCCCTCACCCGGGCGTCCTTCGAGGCGCTGGACTCCCAGGCCTCGTTCGACAAGGTCCTTTTCGACGGGGCCGAGTTCGGCCTCGGCGGCGACGTCGGCAGCGCCGAGGAGATGGACTTCCTCGGCATCCCCGGCCTGCTGGACGCAGAGCAGGTCAACGAGCTGCTCCGCAAGCGGCAGCACGAGCAGATTCGCCGCCAGTCCTCGCGGCAGCCCCAGGACGCCGGCGCGGACGCCGAGTTCGAGGAGTCCGTGGACCACCGGCGCATCAAGGAGCTGCGCGGGCAGCTGTCCAAGAGCGTCTCCGCCTGGGCCGCGCGCTCGGGCATGGCTCACGGCGTCATCCATTCCGAGCTGCGGCGCCTGACGGGCGGGCCAGCCGTCGCCCAGGCGAGCGCGAGCCAGCTGGAGGCGCGCATCGCCCGCCTTCAGGACTGGTTCGTGGGCCGGGGCAAGCCCGGGGCCTAG
- a CDS encoding MBL fold metallo-hydrolase: protein MRLTVIGCQGSFPGPGSPASCYLVRAERDGRTWSVLFDLGSGALGALQRHLDLSSIDAIFLSHLHPDHCMDVCGLHVAVHWDPEGFRGERIAIHGPAETPDRLATAYGMPVDPGMHEDFDFRAIAAGEPVTVGPLTVEAFPVRHPVDEAYAFRITETLEDGALRVLTYSGDTDACEALEDAARGADVFLCEAAYHEGRDDAIEGVHLTGRRAGEAAARAGVGRLLLTHLPVWNDATRSVSEARGVFDGEIAVATAGVSYDV, encoded by the coding sequence ATGAGATTGACGGTCATCGGGTGCCAGGGCAGCTTTCCCGGGCCCGGCTCGCCCGCCTCGTGCTACCTCGTCCGGGCCGAGCGGGACGGGCGCACGTGGAGCGTCCTCTTCGACCTTGGCTCCGGGGCCCTCGGCGCCCTTCAGCGGCACCTGGACCTGAGCTCGATCGACGCGATCTTCCTCTCCCACCTCCACCCGGACCACTGCATGGACGTCTGCGGGCTCCACGTGGCCGTCCACTGGGACCCGGAGGGGTTCCGCGGCGAGCGCATCGCGATCCACGGCCCCGCGGAGACGCCGGACCGCCTCGCCACCGCGTACGGCATGCCCGTGGACCCCGGCATGCACGAGGACTTCGACTTCCGTGCCATCGCGGCGGGGGAGCCCGTGACCGTGGGCCCCCTGACGGTGGAGGCCTTCCCCGTCCGCCACCCCGTCGACGAGGCCTACGCCTTCCGCATCACGGAGACCCTCGAGGACGGCGCCCTGCGGGTCCTGACCTACTCCGGGGACACGGACGCGTGCGAGGCCCTCGAGGACGCGGCCCGTGGGGCCGACGTCTTCCTCTGCGAGGCCGCCTACCACGAGGGCCGCGACGACGCGATCGAGGGCGTCCACCTGACCGGGCGCCGGGCGGGGGAGGCGGCCGCCCGCGCGGGCGTCGGCCGGCTCCTGCTGACCCACCTGCCCGTGTGGAACGACGCGACCCGCTCCGTCAGCGAGGCCCGCGGGGTCTTCGACGGCGAGATCGCTGTCGCGACCGCCGGCGTCTCCTACGACGTCTGA
- a CDS encoding ABC transporter ATP-binding protein gives MTDDTAPSASLPPVVPHGSGPVSAHPALSVEGLSKAFGQVLAVDSVSFEVPSGSFFGLVGPNGAGKTTLLSMATGLLRPSAGTALVYGKDILREPDAAKQLLGVMPDGLRLFDRLTGPELLEFTGRLRGLDQGTVKERAADLLELMDLTAEPRKLVTDYSAGMKKKITLAAALIHAPRLLVLDEPFEAVDPVSAANIRDVLAHFVAGGGTVIVSSHVMDLVQRMCDHVAIVAGGRLVASGTVDEVRAGQDLESRFIELVGGRRSGEGLAWLEH, from the coding sequence ATGACTGACGACACCGCTCCATCTGCATCCCTGCCGCCCGTCGTACCGCATGGCTCCGGGCCGGTCTCCGCGCATCCCGCTCTGTCCGTTGAGGGCCTGAGCAAGGCGTTCGGCCAGGTCCTCGCCGTGGACTCCGTGTCCTTTGAGGTGCCGAGCGGCTCCTTCTTCGGCCTCGTAGGCCCCAACGGCGCGGGCAAGACGACCCTCCTGTCCATGGCGACGGGCCTCTTGCGCCCCTCGGCCGGCACGGCACTCGTCTACGGGAAGGACATCCTCCGCGAGCCGGATGCCGCCAAGCAACTCCTCGGCGTCATGCCGGACGGGCTGCGCCTCTTCGACCGCCTGACCGGCCCCGAGCTCCTCGAGTTCACCGGCCGGCTGCGGGGCCTCGATCAGGGGACCGTCAAGGAGCGCGCCGCTGACCTCCTCGAGCTCATGGACCTGACTGCCGAGCCGCGCAAGCTCGTGACGGACTACTCGGCCGGCATGAAGAAGAAGATCACGCTCGCGGCCGCCCTCATCCACGCCCCGCGCCTCCTCGTCCTCGACGAGCCGTTCGAGGCCGTGGACCCGGTCTCGGCCGCGAACATCCGGGACGTCCTCGCGCACTTCGTCGCGGGCGGGGGCACGGTCATCGTCTCGAGCCACGTCATGGACCTCGTCCAGCGCATGTGCGACCACGTGGCGATCGTCGCCGGCGGCCGCCTTGTGGCCTCCGGAACCGTGGACGAGGTCCGCGCGGGACAGGACCTCGAGTCGCGCTTCATCGAGCTCGTGGGCGGGCGCCGCTCGGGGGAGGGGCTGGCATGGTTGGAACACTGA